In the genome of Oligoflexus sp., one region contains:
- a CDS encoding PfaD family polyunsaturated fatty acid/polyketide biosynthesis protein yields MHNDLDFRNQLSRLSSEVAWTRPDGRKAFVPPLRLSDFGDPEFCREHGLRLPYMAGAMAHGIASVDLVVALADAGMLGSYGAAGLPLERVTAAIDELKGRLGSRTFAVNFIHSPSEPALEQKLAQLLIDKDVRLIEASAFMRLSKPLVYYRVKGLRRNEDGTIEARHHIIAKVSRVEVARQFWAPPPPAMLDQLVKEGLITVDEREMASKIPMAVDLTVEADSGGHTDNRPLVTLMPQMLALKEQMETDFAWPMRLRVGAAGGIATPHAALAAFAMGAAYVVTGTINQACVESGTSSAVREMLAETQQGDIMMAPAADMFEMGVKVQVLKRGTMFAMRAQRLYELYRQYASLEQIPEKDRQVLEDSFFRQSLTAAWQSTEAYFQTRDPQQIERAARDPKHKMSLLFRSYLGQASHWATQGHAERRIDYQIWCGPAMPAFNDWVRGSCLQAPTERRAVSVAWNLLYHAAVLQRVQFAALQGRFLAAQDDLLRPLPDAELQERLHGAI; encoded by the coding sequence ATGCACAACGATCTAGATTTTCGTAACCAGTTGAGTCGCCTCAGCAGCGAGGTGGCCTGGACGCGTCCTGATGGACGGAAGGCCTTCGTGCCTCCGCTGAGGCTCAGTGATTTCGGTGATCCTGAATTCTGCCGCGAGCATGGTCTGCGCCTGCCTTATATGGCGGGAGCTATGGCGCACGGAATTGCGAGCGTCGACCTTGTCGTGGCTCTGGCGGATGCAGGCATGCTGGGCTCCTATGGGGCTGCAGGTTTGCCTTTGGAGCGCGTGACAGCTGCTATTGATGAGTTGAAAGGAAGGCTCGGGTCACGCACCTTTGCTGTGAACTTTATTCATAGTCCTTCCGAACCGGCTCTGGAACAGAAACTGGCGCAGCTTCTGATTGATAAGGACGTGCGCCTAATCGAAGCTTCGGCCTTCATGCGCCTCAGCAAGCCCTTGGTTTATTATCGTGTCAAGGGATTGCGGCGCAACGAAGACGGTACGATTGAAGCCCGACATCATATTATTGCCAAGGTTTCCCGCGTGGAAGTGGCTCGTCAATTTTGGGCGCCGCCCCCACCGGCTATGCTGGATCAACTCGTCAAAGAGGGCTTGATTACGGTCGATGAGCGGGAGATGGCCAGTAAAATTCCGATGGCTGTCGACCTTACTGTCGAGGCGGATTCGGGTGGGCACACGGATAACAGACCGCTCGTGACTTTGATGCCGCAGATGCTGGCTTTGAAAGAGCAGATGGAAACGGACTTCGCCTGGCCGATGCGCCTGCGCGTTGGGGCTGCTGGTGGCATTGCGACGCCGCATGCGGCGCTTGCAGCCTTTGCCATGGGCGCGGCTTACGTTGTGACAGGCACAATCAATCAGGCCTGTGTGGAATCGGGAACCAGTTCTGCGGTGCGCGAGATGCTGGCGGAAACCCAGCAGGGCGATATCATGATGGCGCCAGCGGCCGATATGTTTGAGATGGGCGTGAAAGTCCAGGTTCTGAAACGCGGCACCATGTTTGCCATGCGAGCCCAGCGCCTTTATGAACTTTATCGGCAGTATGCAAGTTTGGAGCAGATTCCCGAGAAGGATCGTCAGGTGCTGGAAGATAGCTTCTTTCGGCAAAGTCTGACCGCCGCTTGGCAGAGCACCGAAGCTTACTTTCAAACCCGTGACCCGCAACAGATTGAACGTGCGGCTCGGGATCCGAAACACAAAATGTCGCTTCTCTTCCGGTCCTATCTGGGGCAGGCTTCGCATTGGGCGACGCAGGGGCATGCGGAACGGCGGATCGACTATCAGATCTGGTGCGGTCCGGCGATGCCGGCTTTTAATGATTGGGTGCGCGGCTCCTGTCTGCAGGCGCCCACGGAACGCCGCGCGGTAAGCGTGGCCTGGAATCTTTTATATCACGCAGCTGTGTTGCAACGCGTGCAATTCGCAGCTCTTCAAGGCCGTTTTCTGGCAGCGCAGGATGATCTTCTGCGGCCATTGCCAGATGCGGAACTGCAGGAACGCCTGCACGGTGCCATTTAA
- a CDS encoding 7TM diverse intracellular signaling domain-containing protein codes for MLVRLIMAILFTWLSSKPAVAYFSHSAKVDGLEYKVYAHIDPGCALPLEVEKLEVLRQQLEASPLPESRIFQGCFTALFDVTVEKGGTYSFIHNGYVQRVLLRDANQATDVPLIYENDAIVADLDLPPGRYQIFSHGKGLGPLSANQWGLGNAPYVVRPSTQYHRASFLVGAVRGICVGVLGIMALFFLFMTRENNRVFLIYGTFILINLLFIESMRSLIAELFGFRSGQHHFAHWTLFSQSMGALTQLSLGVFFGAFYEVRRNYPRLYRFFLTIYALIVLEFAVILFRVPYGNYYMSFIILLGTVTMMSIAVWFSVRRGGLYHLMLLGYGVMLTCTQYFVLSALGVIRVESVWGRDVHLIGSTMEVILFSIATSLKLNNKFAQQKKENDHVLEQLQKIVYPHQLEKIREGRTLEETMPTGKAEACVLAFDIIASSRIQHEKVKDFIEQAIELCVSTMYDRYDAKRLAADAYRIKVLGDGFLCSIGFPFPIPDGGSIDEAAVRLALRMVATFRQVVKEFNYHEPIYCAIGLAHGSIEAYYPMIGTKEYDLYGPAIILATRYEQLRKQLFSPEEAHCIILQERVYERLTPELQAAFSCIDLKSRQLRVRDDDHAQRVYVWQSSDASSNTGAA; via the coding sequence GTGCTCGTGCGCCTGATCATGGCCATCCTCTTCACCTGGCTTTCCTCGAAGCCGGCCGTGGCTTATTTTAGCCATAGTGCAAAGGTGGATGGTCTGGAATACAAGGTCTACGCGCACATCGATCCGGGCTGTGCTTTGCCTTTGGAGGTGGAGAAACTGGAGGTCCTGCGGCAGCAGCTGGAGGCCAGTCCTTTGCCGGAATCGCGGATCTTCCAAGGCTGCTTCACGGCGCTCTTCGACGTCACGGTAGAGAAGGGGGGGACGTATTCCTTCATTCATAATGGATATGTGCAGCGGGTGCTGCTGCGTGATGCGAATCAGGCGACGGATGTTCCTCTGATTTACGAAAACGATGCGATCGTCGCTGATCTGGATCTGCCGCCTGGTCGGTACCAGATCTTCAGTCATGGCAAGGGCCTCGGGCCACTATCCGCTAACCAATGGGGGCTCGGCAATGCCCCCTATGTCGTCCGACCGAGCACTCAGTATCACCGTGCCTCCTTTCTGGTGGGAGCGGTGCGCGGCATCTGCGTGGGCGTCCTCGGGATCATGGCGCTTTTCTTTCTGTTCATGACGCGGGAAAACAATCGCGTGTTCCTGATATACGGGACCTTCATCCTCATCAACCTCCTTTTCATTGAATCCATGCGGAGCCTTATCGCGGAGCTTTTCGGCTTTCGGAGCGGGCAGCATCACTTTGCGCATTGGACGCTTTTCTCCCAGTCGATGGGAGCTCTCACGCAGCTGAGCCTCGGCGTCTTCTTTGGAGCGTTCTATGAGGTGAGGCGGAACTATCCGCGGCTCTATCGCTTCTTTCTCACGATCTATGCGCTCATCGTGCTGGAATTCGCCGTCATCCTTTTTAGAGTGCCCTATGGCAACTACTATATGTCCTTTATCATCCTGCTCGGAACCGTGACCATGATGTCGATCGCCGTCTGGTTTTCCGTGCGGCGCGGGGGGCTTTATCACCTGATGCTGCTGGGTTATGGCGTGATGCTGACCTGCACGCAGTACTTCGTCCTGAGCGCTCTGGGCGTGATCCGGGTCGAGAGCGTCTGGGGGCGCGATGTGCATCTGATAGGTTCCACGATGGAAGTGATCCTGTTCTCGATCGCGACCTCGCTGAAGCTCAATAACAAATTCGCCCAGCAGAAAAAAGAAAATGATCACGTGCTGGAGCAGCTGCAGAAAATCGTCTACCCGCACCAGCTCGAAAAAATCCGGGAAGGCCGCACTTTGGAAGAGACCATGCCTACAGGAAAGGCAGAGGCCTGCGTGCTCGCCTTCGACATCATCGCCAGCTCACGAATTCAGCACGAAAAGGTCAAGGATTTTATCGAACAGGCCATCGAACTTTGCGTGTCGACCATGTATGATCGTTATGATGCCAAACGTCTGGCGGCGGATGCCTATCGCATCAAGGTGCTCGGTGACGGGTTTCTGTGTTCGATCGGATTTCCTTTTCCGATACCCGATGGGGGATCCATTGATGAAGCCGCGGTCCGTCTTGCCCTGCGCATGGTTGCGACGTTCCGCCAGGTGGTCAAGGAATTCAATTATCATGAACCGATTTACTGCGCGATCGGCCTCGCTCACGGATCCATCGAGGCCTACTATCCGATGATAGGAACCAAGGAATATGATCTCTATGGGCCTGCTATTATTCTGGCGACACGCTACGAACAGCTGCGAAAACAGCTCTTTTCGCCCGAAGAAGCCCATTGCATCATCCTGCAGGAACGCGTCTATGAGCGTCTGACTCCCGAGCTGCAGGCCGCATTTTCCTGTATTGACCTCAAATCGCGACAGCTTCGTGTTCGTGACGATGACCATGCTCAAAGAGTTTACGTCTGGCAAAGCTCTGATGCCAGCAGCAATACCGGTGCGGCTTAA
- a CDS encoding vWA domain-containing protein: MVTLNQLSIVLLTALAAASCKSDSSFKAGIATETPVVQPTPEPAPVVDEANSKAQTPAVFEDLGSLTDKHKVSLKVDVVFAVDTSASMDDEILAVQNNLQKLVSTLNDGKLDSRIHLLLDQILMLPAGSDPNKIAFVQQRVDSGDAISRLNLLFGGMYAASYRNIDGTVQATPMPFRKDAALEVVVISDDNGSGTGNLAADFDPSKTLKATFNAIIGLPTSVASDTCNLSNIGMEYITLAAASKGSQLDICAADWSALITRLSTDMVKRSVTFALSKKPADPSKIIVTLDKQKMAANEWTYDAKTNSVTLTKTTAVKDGSDITLNYNPGA; the protein is encoded by the coding sequence ATGGTCACACTTAATCAACTCTCTATCGTCCTTCTTACAGCGCTGGCAGCTGCCTCCTGTAAAAGCGATTCTTCCTTTAAGGCAGGTATCGCAACGGAAACACCTGTGGTTCAGCCCACGCCTGAGCCTGCGCCGGTGGTCGATGAGGCCAATTCCAAGGCCCAGACTCCAGCCGTATTCGAGGATCTTGGCAGTCTTACCGACAAGCATAAGGTATCTTTGAAGGTGGATGTGGTCTTCGCGGTGGATACGAGCGCGAGTATGGACGACGAGATCCTCGCCGTTCAGAACAACCTTCAGAAACTGGTCTCGACCCTGAATGATGGAAAGCTGGATTCCCGCATCCATCTTCTTTTGGATCAGATCCTGATGCTGCCGGCCGGGAGTGATCCGAACAAGATCGCCTTCGTGCAGCAGCGCGTGGATTCCGGTGATGCGATCAGTCGCCTCAACCTTCTCTTCGGCGGCATGTACGCGGCCAGCTATCGCAATATAGATGGCACCGTCCAGGCAACGCCCATGCCCTTCCGCAAGGATGCTGCTCTGGAAGTCGTGGTCATCAGTGACGACAATGGTTCGGGCACGGGCAATCTCGCCGCTGATTTCGATCCGAGCAAGACGCTGAAAGCGACCTTCAACGCTATCATTGGTCTGCCGACTTCGGTGGCGAGCGATACCTGCAACCTTTCCAATATCGGCATGGAGTACATCACGCTCGCGGCCGCATCGAAAGGTTCCCAGCTCGACATCTGCGCTGCAGACTGGTCGGCTTTGATCACCCGGCTCTCGACTGACATGGTCAAGCGCAGCGTGACCTTTGCCCTGAGCAAAAAACCTGCGGATCCGTCGAAGATCATCGTCACGCTCGACAAGCAGAAGATGGCCGCGAACGAGTGGACCTATGACGCCAAGACCAATAGTGTCACGCTCACGAAGACGACGGCGGTCAAGGATGGTTCTGATATCACGCTCAATTACAATCCCGGAGCGTGA